The nucleotide sequence CTGGAAGAACAGTGTAGAAATGGATATTTTACACTCGTGTCAAAATTTTATAGATACCAGAATCAAAGTAAAAGGAAGATTTTTCTACTCTACCTTCGTCTATGGTGAACCGGAGAGATCCAAGAGGCTTGAAGTCTGGGAAAAGCTGAAAGAGCAAACAGTGAACCGGTCTGACCCCTGGTTTTTAACTGGGGATTTCAATGATATAATCAACAGTAATGAAAACTCAGGCGGACCTGCTAGATCAGAAGGATCTTTCTCTGACCTTAGATCTCTCATGTCAATATGTGACCTATATGACCTACAACATTCGGGAAATTTCCTTTCTTGGAGAGGGAGAAGATATGAGCACCTAGTGCGATGTAGGCTGGATAGAGCAATGGCGAATAGCGAATGGACTTTGGCATATCCATCAGGCAAGAGCGAATACCTTTGCTTTGAAGGCTCTGACCATCGTCCTCTGGTGACGTCCTTTGATCCtataaagagaaagaggaaaggTCTATTCAGATACGACAGAAGGCTAAGACATGAACCTGAAGTCAAAAAACTCATCTTAGATGCCTGGAACCTCTACCCGGAGGCGGAAGTAGAAAAGCGACTCCACCAATGCTGGATAGCAATTGTCAAAtggtcaaaagaaaaacaagcaaacagTTAGCAAGATATTACTGATCTAAAGTGTCAACTTGAGGAAGCAATGACTGATGATTTAAGTGAGCAGGGCTTACTTGATGATTTAAACAGAAAACTTTTAATGGCTTACCGTAAGGAAGAATAGTTTTGGAAGCAACGAAGCCGACAACTCTGGCTGGCCCTAGGAGACAAGAATACGGGTTTCTTCCACGCTGCAACAAAAAGTAGAAAAGCCATTAACAACATATCAGTTATTGAGACCGACTCAGGAGAAATAGTGTATGAAGAACACGAGATAGTTAAGACCATTGCATCCTACTACCAAAAGCTCTTTACTTCAACTGAAACTACTCGAACCAATGTAGTCCAAGAAGCGATCACACCTTGTGTGACGGAAGAGATGAATGAAAGTCTAATCCAAATTCCATCCCCTACAGAAATAAAAAGCGCATGTTTTGATATTCATCCTGATAAGGCACCCGGACCAGATGGCTTTTCCGCGAGTTTTTTCCAAACCAACTGGGACACAGTCTGTGACAAGGTGATTGCGGAAATACAAAGTTTCTTCATATCAGGTTTGCTCCCGGAGCATATAAACCACACTCATGTCCGCCTGATACCAAAGATCACGAGCCCAAAGAGAGTTGCAGATTACCGGCCAATAGCACTGTGCTCAGTGTATTACAAGATAATTGCAAAACTCATCTCAAAGAAACTTCAACCAATCCTCCAAGACTGTATTTCCCAGAACCAATCCGCCTTTGTACCAGGACGAGCCATCACAGATAACGTCCTCATCACTCACGAGGCTCTCCATTACCTGAAATCATCCATAGCACAAGAAAGAGTGTTCATGGCAGTCAAGACTGACATGAGTAAAGCGTATGATAGACTTGAATGGGGTTTTATAGAGGAGGTACTTACCAGAATGGGGTTTCACCCCCAATGGACATCTTGGCTCCTACAGTGTGTTACAACTGTCTCCTACTCCTATCTCTTGAATGGTCAGGCCAAAGGTTTGGTGAGACCTGAACACGGAATCAGACAAGGGGATCCGCTATCCCCATATATCTTCATATTGTGCAGTGAGGTCTTATCAGGACTATGCAACAAGGCTCAACTCCATGGGCGCCTACCGGGGATACGTGTGGCAAAAGGCAGCCCCCGTGTGAATCATCTCCTTTTCGCAGATGACACTATGTTTTTCTGCAAGTCAAACAAAACAAGTGTCAATCAGCTgaaacaaatcctccaaaagtATGAAGCAGCCTTGGGACAACAAATAAACCATGATAAGTCCTCTATAACTTTCTCAAGCAAAACCAAGAATGAGGTAAAAGAAAGGGTAAAACAAGAACTTGGTATTAGTAAAGTTGGTGGACAAGGAAAGTACCTGGGCCTACCAGAACTGTTTGGCAGGAAAAAGAGAGACCTGTTTAGCATGATTGTGgatagaatcaaacaaaaagggCTTAGCTGGTCCACTAGGTTTCTTTCTTCAGCAGGGAAGCTCACAATGCTGAAATCTGTGCTTGCTGCGATGCCCTCATATACGATGTCATGCTTCAAGCTTCCCAAGTCCCTATGCAGTCGTATTCAATCCGCTTTCACTCGTTTCTGGTGGGATGAGAAACCTACTAAGAAAAAGATGTGCTGGCTTGCTTGggataaaatgacaaaatcatTGAAAGATGGAGGTTTGGAGTTCAGAGATATTCAAACCTTCAACGATGCTTTCCTGGCAAAAATCAGTTGGCGCATCCTCACTCAACCGTCATGCCTTCTAGCAAAGATTCTTCTGGGGAAATATTGTAAAAAGACGCATTTCCTTGACAGCCCTGCTCCATTCCACGCCTCGCACGGATGGAAAAGTATTTGCATTGGTCGTGACCTTTTGAAGCCCAAGTTGGGTATGATTGTTGGAACAGGAGAGGACATACCTATTTCGCGAACCCCTTGGCTCTCTTTAGATCAACCATCAGCTCCATTTGGCCCCCCGACAGAAGAAAACCACATGTTACGAGTCTCGGACCTGCTTCAAGCTCACACAAAAGAGTGGGACGTTAACTTAATCCGCAAAACTTTGCCAATGTACGAAGAGGCAATCCTGAAGATTAAACCAAGTACTAAAGGAGGACCTGACCTATGGGCTTGGCTCCCCACAGTGGATGGCATCTACACGACAAAGTCCGGCTACCATGAATCCCTGAAGCCAAGTCAGTTACCTAGAGATCAAGAGCTATCTTCAGCAACACAAAACGAAAATGCAGAGAACTGTTTTCCCTGGAAGAAAGAAATCTGGAATATCAAATGCTCACCTAAAACAAAACTTCTTCTGTGGAAAGCCTCACAACAAGCACTCCCAGTGGGAAGCAATCTTCTAGCCAGACGCATAAACACCAATCTCACTTGCCCCCACTGTGGACGACCCGAAACTGAACTCCATCTTTTTTTCCATTGTCCCTACGCAACTGTTGTATGGAACAAAGCACCTTTTAAAGAAGTGTTCAAGCCAGAGGAGGTGGAAAATTTCAAGTCGGGACTAGTAAAAGTTTCAAAACTCACCTGTCTCCCTCCCACCGGCCTTGCGATCGGACCTCTGGCTCCCTGGATTCTCTAGACTCTCTGGACAACTCGGAATCGACTAATCTTCAATAAAATCCAAGCTCAAGCGGAGGACACTCTGAATCTGGTTTTCATCCGAGCAAAGGAGTGGCAGGAAGCCCAGCAGGTACACCCACAGGAAAACCCTTCTCAATCTCGAGTCTTCCCCCTCAGCCTTCGCCCGGCTCAAATCCCATCCTCTCGAATCCTCTGCTCTACAGATGCAGCATGGAAGAATGATGGTATCACGGGCTGTGGGTGGATCTTCAAGAACAGCTCCGAAAGCACCCTTCTTCAAGGATCCTCAAACTCTCGACTCATTCGCTCACCCTTGATGGCCGAAGCTATAGCAACTTTCAAAGCCTTGGGAGTTGCTATCGAATCGGGTTTCACTCAAGTTCAATTCGCTTCAGACTCGCAGCTGCTAGTCCAAGCCCTAAATCGGAGATCCTCCCCAAAGGAAATCCATGGGATCATATACGATGCCCTCTCTCTCGCTTctcaatttgatttctgtaaTTTCTTCTATATTCCCAAGAATTGTAATCGTCAAGCCGATGCTCTTGCAAAGTCTGCTCTTAGTCTCGTGTGTATCGAATCTTAAGTCTTTTAAGTTAATGAAATGAATcgtttgtttgtcaaaaaaaaaaggatttctCCATTTATTgctaattggttttgagttggaagtccACTATCTAACATCCTAAACTTTCATAACAACTATAACAAAACTAATCTCATAACTTGAGAAATATAAATGAAACTATGAAATAGCATTTCTTACGAATGAAAAGAATATAGTTTATTATCATAGACGTTGTAGTAGACACACAATAAACACACTCATGAGCGTGAATATGTTTTATAACAAAGAGAATTCAATTTCAAAGTCTCTAAAGCATAAAATTCGATTCTTCTTTTACAAAATCAAgatttggatgtttttttttcccatcaTTACTCTTCATTGGTCGTGGGCTCTTTCCCtttcactttatatatttttcattcttttacAAGTAAAGACACTTTTCTTTTAGTGTCATTCTagctagtattattattttctcttttctttttattcctttAAGCCATTTcttctgtgattttttttctctgtttatttttttttgtagaattagtCCAAACCTAATCTGAGAGTCTCTTTGTATTCAGTTTCAGTCTAATCGATAAttcgatattacaaaaattaaaatttagataaaacaaTCGTCAATGATAAAACAAACGGTAACGAGATAGTTTTGGATTCTAATGGGCTGGACCGGCCCATATTAAACCAGCAAAACCAGGCCGTGATGGGCTTATTTCAATCTGCAACTCATCTAAATCATCTCCGGCGGCGAGTACCACTCACCGGAAATAATGGTCTGtgtgtaaagaagaagaagagctatgAATCCGAAGTAATCAAAATTGAAGTAATTCTTCAAGTTTCGATATACTGAAATCAAATGGCTACCCAACTACGGAGATCGTTATTAACCCTAATTTTCATCTGCTGGGCCATTTCTTCTACCTCATCTGATCAGGTAAAGATCTCCGTATTGATTTGTGCGAGAACCCTGAATCAGATTAGCTCAAATTCGATTTATTGAATCTGTTCTAACAGGTTGGAACAAGTTATGGAGACTCCGATCAGATTCGTTCACTCTGTATCTCTGATCGTTTCATTATGGAGTCTTATTTCACTACTACACACACTTCCTTAGACGACTCAGAGTTTCGAAACTTCTTGCTTCATCAACAATGTTCTTCTGATAAGATACCTTCTGAACATGACCCAAACATTGTTCCTGCAACTTCATTGATACAACACAGAAACGTAACAGGTGAAGGTTCACATCGTAATCTCCTTACGTCTatcaagcttcttcctctttactTAGAGTTTCAGCTTCAGGAGCTTGTGATTCTTGAACGTTTGCCTTTGGGAGTTTTCGCTGATCCTTTTGAGCTTCAGAGTATTCAGCAACGCAGAGGTTAAGATTATTATTTAACAAGATGAAAagctttttagatttttttgaagtGTGATGGaatcttgattctttttttttgcagtgtTTAGTGATGTATCTGTGTTTGGAGACACGAATCTTGAGCTGCCTTCGTTTAGATCTAACAGATCTGTTGTTGAGATTCATGTCGAAGTCAGTCCTAGAGATTATGAAAATGGTGAAATCAGCTTAAAGCTTCCCTTACATGCTCGGTATCAGGTAAAAGGATCACTTGATCTTTTCTCAAGtcttgttttgatttatttcaataAGATTGGATCTTTATTTCTCTATCATCTCCATCCAGCCTCTTGACGACAGTGGATACTCTAGAGTGGAGTTTGGAGAGCCAGACTTGTTCTTGTGCTCGAGCCATGTACAAAACCACCAACATGAACAGAGAAGATGTTTGGTTTTGTCGATTGGTAGATCCAAGACTGAAACCAGGTCTGTTTTCTGGGATATCCCTGCTGGAATCAGGGGTCATACAGAGTATGTTTCCGCCTTGACATTTGCAGCAGCGGTTTTGTCTGCAATTTCAATTCTTGTGGCATCGGTTTTGAGCTCAAAGGTTGAATCTTGTAAAAACTCAAAGCAGTCATAATAACCCAGCTTTTGGTTTCAGACTTCTTTGTGAcagtcatttatgtcaattgttttgtttcctctcAGCACAGATTAGGGAATTTAAACTGGTTCAAAACCATGACCTTGCATGATCATTCTGATTTATCAAACCGGATAATTTatgagaaacacaaacaaaacagacTTTCTCTCAACTCCAACAAAAAGTTTGCACAACAAAAAATCCACACACAGAGACGCTCTATTACATGAACCAATGAACCCACATGCCACCCTCAAACCGAACCGAAGCAAATCACACTACAAAGCCAACTTCTAAGTACTGTcttcaaaatatgttatataccAAGTAGTTTCCACTCATTGACACTTTTTAAGATCGACGAAATCACCCCAAACGACTTGTTCTTGCGTTTTGAAATCAAGCTGCGAGTACGATGATCACAATCAGGAGTACAATGCCAAATATCACCAAGAGCAAGCATGTCTGCGTGTAAACAAAAAGATGAAGACATAAGAGCGTGGCCTTACCTATCCGTAAGGTTTCCTAAACACCATTCATTCACTGCATTGTCTGCAAAGTTTGAGAGTTTTACCAGAGATGAGTTTGACCTTTGTGTCTTCGCGGCTTGCGCCAGCTGAGTTTTGCCTTGTGAAGTTGCAGCACGGGAGTTATCGATGTGAGTACCGATATCATCTGcgaaagttaaaaaaagaaagtgagtTCTATACCTAATAAATTCGATAAGGACATGTTCATATTGAGTTTGTCAGAATTTCTTTAACCTATCATGACTCCTTGATCGTTAACCAAAACCGCAAGatctttgaatatttcattAACCTCGCCAATTTGGTTATGGATTTCTTGTATTCCTTGCTCTCGTTCTTCAATCACAGCTTCGTTGAATGCAATCTCGTTGTCTAACAACACAAGTTCCTGCCTGCAACACAATTAGACAAGGAGGAGGATAAGTCACATCTCAAAAAATGGAGATAGATGTGTCGAAAGATCGGTTCTTTTTTTACAGTAACACCTACCTTTTAGACTCCTGAAGTTGTGCCCGCTGTTCCGGGGCCTTTTCTACCTCACTGGCAGTGTAACTATATACCAAACCAACCAAGACAAAGAAGGAACATGATTATCAAAACTAGAGAAACAATTCACATAACTGAATGCCTTTTGGGTTTGATCTCTAatctatacaaaacaaaataaacaacaaaaacggGTGTTACCTAGGGGGAAGAGCAGATTGAGGAACAAAAGGGGCATAGGTGGTTTCTCTTTCAGCAGCGGTTTGTTGAGCTTTCTGAAACTCTTTCAAAACAGCTTGAAAGTCCTTTGCAAGCTTAGCATCTGCAATCTTCTTACTTggctacacacacacacacatacacaaaatAACAACTCTCAATCATCAAGCATGAGAAAAGATTCacataaacaacaaataaagaaagatttgatttttttcttttcacaattACATTGACACCAGTTTGATGATCAGTTTCACTAGCTTCCTTAAGTTTAGCTGAAGTATCCTTCACAAGCTGCCCAATATGCAATCTTGTCTTATGCCtataccagaaaaaaaaaaaaaaaaaaaaaaaaaaaNNNNNNNNNNNNNNNNNNNNNNNNNNNNNNNNNNNNNNNNNNNNNNNNNNNNNNNNNNNNNNNNNNNNNNNNNNNNNNNNNNNNNNNNNNNNNNNNNNNNNNNNNNNNNNNNNNNNNNNNNNNNNNNNNNNNNNNNNNNNNNNNNNNNNNNNNNNNNNNNNNNNNNNNNNNNNNNNNNNNNNNNNNNNNNNNNNNNNNNNNNNNNNNNNNNNNNNNNNNNNNNNNNNNNNNNNNNNNNNNNNNNNNNNNNNNNNNNNNNNNNNNNNNNNNNNNNNNNNNNNNNNNNNNNNNNNNNNNNNNNNNNNNNNNNNNNNNNNNNNNNNNNNNNNNNNNNaaaaaaaaaaaaaaaaaaaaaaaaaaaaaaaaaaaaaaaaaaaaaaaaaaaaaaaaaaaaaaaaaaaaaaaaaaactcacaaaaattGAAATCGGATTCCGatcaaatggaaaataattgttgtttttttagaaaGGAGAGAAAATTGTTTACAGCTTTTCACGGAGCTGGGGGGTATCTTTGGGAGTACCGAGAGTGTTAACGAGTCTTTGAAAGGTGGAGACTCCGGTATTGATCTGGAATATTCCCGAAGCCACGGCTTGCGTCGAATCTTGTCTACCACCACCATTGATCTTCCTCGTCGATCTTCCTCTTCCTGATTCTAAATCTtgaaaactcatcttcttcttcgttgaatcttgaaatatttttcacCCTAAATCAaatcgttcttttttttttttctcgaattgctgagaatgaaaaaaaaaagttttggggGGGTCAAGGCGTGGATCGTGGAGACAGATAGACGAAGAATTGGAAAAAGCGTCAGTAACTGATTaattttgacaacaacaaaaaaagaaaaggcgATAGAAATATTTTCGTCTTTGATcctttattttcaatatatttaagaatCTACCCTCGTTTGTGGtttttctcaaccaaattaaaccattggtttggtttagattttggttttagtttcaGTATTGGTAAAAGCGTCAGTAACTGATTGATTACTAATTGACAACATAAAAGCGATAGAAAAGTTTTGTACTTTTCCTTTATTGATCTTTTAATTtcgttatatttatttaagaatCTGTcctcgtttctgtttttttttttaaataaaattaaaccattggtttggtttgttgagattttggttttgcttttagttttcagttgattttgttttggttcagttCAGTTACACTAAAATAGTAAGATCTcgtttaaatatttcaatttggtttttggttcagTACCATTGAAATATGTTAACTTTACTAATAAGCATGTTTGGTACTACTAACTTTACAAGGCGGAAACGGTTCTCACGACCACGTGGAGGACAAATAGTGGTGGATAAAGTGATTATGTCACGTCTTCATATTAAAAACGTACacattattgaataattttcaTTAGAATTATTTCCCGACAACGAAATAGCTCTAAGCACGACCTTTGTCTCCCTTGAGTTCGCACATTTGAAGTCTCCGACGAGAATAAAACAATCCCGACGGTTAGATTTGTATTTATTCATATTGAATCCGCTTTATTATTCTCCTCGCATCAAATCCACAAACAAAAGTttatttgttcctttttttttttgttgttgtcggCTCCTCTGCTTTCGTTTCAAATTCTTCCGTTTCAATCCGGTTTATAGCGGTTTTCAGCAATGTCGGTAAGATTTTTGATCGCCACGAGGTGAATAGATATGTTCAAATTGGCTAATCGCTAGTTTTAGGTTCAGGGTTTAGTACTAAATCTAATCTATGGATTACTTCTTTGATAAATGTGATTAGAATCGTTAACCTTTGGAGTTTTTATATGTGAAAACAGCTTCTTATTTATATTGCACTACTCAAGTTATCAAAACCTGACAAGTTCGTTAACTTTAGCAATAATGTTTTATCCTCTCTGTTTCTCATTTGCAGATGGTAACTGTCAAAGTTAGCAACGTTTCTCTTGATGCAACAGAACGTGATCTCAAGGAGTTCTTCTCTTTTTCCGGTGATATTGCTTACTTTGAGATGCAAAGGTCGGTTTTTCTTAGACTTACATTCTCATTCGAATTATAAACAACTGTCCTTACATAGTTCATTAAACTGATACTGTTGAGATTGGTTTCTACAGCGAGAATGAAGGTTCCAAATTAGCATATGTCACATTCAAGGATTTACAAGGAGCTGAAACCGCAGTTCTCCTCACAGTAAAATTCACATTCATTTCTCATTCTTATtcaacaaaagtatatatattggcACTTTGTTTCATGTCGATATTGTTTCAGGGAGCCACAATTGTTGATTCATCAGTCATAGTCTCTATGTCACCAAACTACCAACTTCCTCCTGATGCTTTAGCTTCCATTGTATGCTCCttataaaaacacaaatcttAGACCTCAAAACTCTCTTAAGATCTTTTGTGTGATCAAAGTATTTTTTTGATCTTCTCTACAGGAATCATCAAAAGAGAGCAACAAATCACCATCTCCTTCCCGCGAAGATGTATCGGTATTTAGAAAAGCTGAAGATGTTGTAAGCAGTATGATTTCAAAAGGGTTTATTCTAGGGAAAGATGCCATAGCTAAAGCGAAAAGTTTTGATGAGAAGCATCAGTTAACATCAATAGCTTCAGCTAAAGTCACTTCTTTCGACAAAAGAATCGGATTCACCGAGAAACTCAATACCGGGACAACGGTTGTGAGCGAAAAAGTTAAAGAAGTTGATCAAAAGTTTCAAGTCACTGAGAAAACCAAATCAGCGATAGCTGCAGCTGAGCAGACAGTGAACAATGCTGGCTCGGCTATAATGAAAAACCGGTATGTGTTAACCGGTGCTACGTGGGTTACGGGAGCATTTAACAAAGTGACTAAAGCTGCTGAAGAAGTCGGACAAAAGGCGAAAGAGAAAGTTGGTTtggctgaggaagaagaagaggagaagaagaaagtggttGATGAAGTTGCTGCTAATGTTCATTTGTTTGAAAAACCAAAGGGTTTAGACCAATCAGAACAAGGTTCGAAACTCACTGAATCACAACCGCAGCCACCAAAGGAGTTTACTCCAAGTGTTGCATCAGCTCAACCTTGAGATACATATAAGAAACTTTCTCCAAACGTTTGGAACAAAGAAGCTCACTTTTTAGGACAGAGCTTATATTTTCCAATAACATTGGATTGCAAACTCTTGTTGTTGTCTTTCTCCCTTACAAGAAAATGGTGaagaaattttggaaaaatgCTTAAAttgaatctcttttttttttgaacatttattCGTTTgctaatttttcattttgaatgATTCTGTTTAAAATACTcaaatcttacaaaattttgattggtaCCTTGCATAATAGACTGACGATTCAACATTACATGAtgatttgattaaattaatacattaaatcTTAAATCATGATTTCTGTTCAGCTATTTTGTGGTAATGCAAGTTTATTGACTAAGCTTTAAATGAATTATGATtttatgttaataagttattCTTCGTTTTTTCCAGATTATCTAGTGATTTATCAActatttttagattttcaaaCATCAAAATGCAAAATGATCAACCTCAAATTTATTGTTCCAAATTCCAAAAGCTAGATAAGGATGACGATGATAATGCTGATAAGTGAAAACGATTCATGGAAAATTACAAGGAAATAAATTCTCTTTCTGACTCCAACGTTGACTGTACAATTAGATTCTGTATAACATTAATTCGAATGCTTTATGGATAATATTCGAATTACAAAAGTTTATCCACCGACCACtagatgacaaaaaaacaaaagtttccaCTATGTACACATTCGGatgttttttatatacaaacCATCTTATGAATAAATTACAGTTAGTTTGACAAAT is from Camelina sativa cultivar DH55 chromosome 20, Cs, whole genome shotgun sequence and encodes:
- the LOC104771952 gene encoding syntaxin-22, whose amino-acid sequence is MSFQDLESGRGRSTRKINGGGRQDSTQAVASGIFQINTGVSTFQRLVNTLGTPKDTPQLREKLHKTRLHIGQLVKDTSAKLKEASETDHQTGVNPSKKIADAKLAKDFQAVLKEFQKAQQTAAERETTYAPFVPQSALPPSYTASEVEKAPEQRAQLQESKRQELVLLDNEIAFNEAVIEEREQGIQEIHNQIGEVNEIFKDLAVLVNDQGVMIDDIGTHIDNSRAATSQGKTQLAQAAKTQRSNSSLTCLLLVIFGIVLLIVIIVLAA
- the LOC104771953 gene encoding binding partner of ACD11 1-like isoform X2 codes for the protein MVTVKVSNVSLDATERDLKEFFSFSGDIAYFEMQSENEGSKLAYVTFKDLQGAETAVLLTGATIVDSSVIVSMSPNYQLPPDALASIESSKESNKSPSPSREDVSVFRKAEDVVSSMISKGFILGKDAIAKAKSFDEKHQLTSIASAKVTSFDKRIGFTEKLNTGTTVVSEKVKEVDQKFQVTEKTKSAIAAAEQTVNNAGSAIMKNRYVLTGATWVTGAFNKVTKAAEEVGQKAKEKVGLAEEEEEEKKKVVDEVAANVHLFEKPKGLDQSEQGSKLTESQPQPPKEFTPSVASAQP
- the LOC104771953 gene encoding binding partner of ACD11 1-like isoform X1; this translates as MSMVTVKVSNVSLDATERDLKEFFSFSGDIAYFEMQSENEGSKLAYVTFKDLQGAETAVLLTGATIVDSSVIVSMSPNYQLPPDALASIESSKESNKSPSPSREDVSVFRKAEDVVSSMISKGFILGKDAIAKAKSFDEKHQLTSIASAKVTSFDKRIGFTEKLNTGTTVVSEKVKEVDQKFQVTEKTKSAIAAAEQTVNNAGSAIMKNRYVLTGATWVTGAFNKVTKAAEEVGQKAKEKVGLAEEEEEEKKKVVDEVAANVHLFEKPKGLDQSEQGSKLTESQPQPPKEFTPSVASAQP
- the LOC104771951 gene encoding phosphatidylinositol-glycan biosynthesis class X protein gives rise to the protein MATQLRRSLLTLIFICWAISSTSSDQVGTSYGDSDQIRSLCISDRFIMESYFTTTHTSLDDSEFRNFLLHQQCSSDKIPSEHDPNIVPATSLIQHRNVTGEGSHRNLLTSIKLLPLYLEFQLQELVILERLPLGVFADPFELQSIQQRRVFSDVSVFGDTNLELPSFRSNRSVVEIHVEVSPRDYENGEISLKLPLHARYQPLDDSGYSRVEFGEPDLFLCSSHVQNHQHEQRRCLVLSIGRSKTETRSVFWDIPAGIRGHTEYVSALTFAAAVLSAISILVASVLSSKVESCKNSKQS